In the Gammaproteobacteria bacterium genome, one interval contains:
- the queF gene encoding preQ(1) synthase — protein MTSSPSKTLETFPNPSPQRDFTIRMRIPEFTCLCPKTGQPDFGTIYLEYVADALCVELKALKLYIWSFRNEGKFHEAVTNEILDDLVAALAPRWMRVTAVFNVRGGVYTHVVAEQRQDGWHGAILPAAWHVDPTGAGETP, from the coding sequence GTGACAAGCTCGCCCAGCAAGACCCTCGAGACCTTTCCCAATCCCAGTCCGCAGCGCGATTTCACGATCCGCATGCGGATCCCGGAATTCACCTGCCTGTGTCCCAAGACCGGACAACCGGATTTCGGCACGATCTATCTGGAATACGTCGCCGACGCCCTGTGCGTCGAACTCAAGGCACTCAAGCTCTACATCTGGAGCTTCCGCAACGAGGGCAAGTTTCACGAAGCCGTGACCAACGAAATTCTCGACGATCTGGTCGCCGCGCTGGCGCCGCGCTGGATGCGGGTAACGGCCGTCTTCAATGTGCGCGGCGGCGTCTACACCCATGTGGTGGCCGAACAGCGGCAGGATGGCTGGCACGGCGCGATTCTGCCGGCCGCCTGGCATGTGGACCCGACCGGCGCCGGCGAAACCCCCTGA
- the smc gene encoding chromosome segregation protein SMC, with translation MRLSQIKLAGFKSFVDPSVLPLPSNLTSIVGPNGCGKSNVIDAVRWVLGESSMKQLRSESMDDVIFNGSRTRKPVGRASVELMFDNADATVQGPYAAYNEIAVKRELTRDGGSQYYLNGSKCLKRDVLDLFLGTGLGNRTGYAIIEQGMVSRMIEAKPEELRVWLEEAAGISKYKERRRETESRIRGTRENLSRLNDLRGELQARLDTLRRQAANAEKFKEFKEQERLLKAELLALRVREQERACATQEAAISQCQNALEAARAAAQSQVEARGLAETTHREANASLTAEQSRVYEVEAELARLEQNLQHAHELKTLKQREIDQLALQLRDLEQRNAQEATRLESLRRAEQAQAEQAEQSVAREAAAQSALIEAEEVQATVQTRWEEFTQRAEAPLVQTEGERVRARELERGLSQADERLQRVQKEHAALDLSPLQSSLFDVDEELARLQVEIENGQARLQILDESLTQLREERSALDSALHESRQTLQSSRGRMASLETLQNAALRQDDQALGEWLKGLELQEAPRLASVIQVEAGWESAVEYVLGDLLQAPIAPQTSTLEQTRLGPKTGAALVAASESDGAVAPGRLAARVRGPAGALAWLQTIHCADSAAAAAQLLPSLPAGESVIDTDGVWRGHGWVRFPRAEQDKGGVIARGRLLKQLRQQVEEVAALVREREQQLDAARQRMQAMEAERRELAGRFDQSRQRQAQRMAYRQAQAVRLEQIQTRSRQLQTEIEAQTQAREERAHELAEARSNLSQLEAVAERLRGERVELQQAQAQARDALNQARGEMARVQQSRNQTQVQLASTRSSLAALEQALEELTGRRESLAEQHHEQQQRAAELDQPIATHRDELEAARAATQAARDALRAARERCAAAEARLSEALHQQRAADMAVETAREHLQQTQLDSQAALERRRALTEQFAETGFEYAVLVAELSEESTPAVWEEKLASMARRIERLGAINLAAIQELEEAGGRESVLTEQYEDITAALETLEEAIRKIDKETKDRFRVTFDRVNAIFRDRFPKLFGGGEANLELTGEDLLDTGVRVMARPPGKRNTTIHLLSGGEKAMTAVALLFALFELNPAPFCMLDEVDAPLDDANVGRFVDVIREMSTNVQFIIITHNKITMELAEHLHGVTMQEPGVSRLVSVDVNQALELAGEAA, from the coding sequence ATGCGCCTTTCGCAAATCAAACTGGCCGGTTTCAAGTCCTTTGTGGACCCCAGCGTATTGCCGCTGCCGTCCAATCTGACGTCGATCGTCGGCCCCAACGGCTGCGGCAAATCGAATGTGATCGACGCGGTGCGCTGGGTGCTCGGCGAATCGAGCATGAAGCAGCTGCGTTCGGAGTCGATGGACGATGTGATCTTCAACGGATCGCGGACCCGCAAGCCGGTGGGCCGCGCCTCCGTCGAATTGATGTTCGACAACGCTGATGCAACGGTGCAGGGGCCCTACGCGGCCTACAACGAGATCGCGGTGAAGCGCGAGCTGACGCGCGACGGCGGCTCCCAGTACTACCTCAACGGTTCCAAGTGCCTGAAGCGCGATGTGCTGGATCTGTTTCTCGGCACCGGCCTGGGCAATCGCACTGGTTATGCGATCATCGAGCAGGGCATGGTTTCGCGCATGATCGAAGCCAAGCCGGAGGAACTTCGGGTGTGGCTGGAAGAGGCCGCCGGTATTTCCAAATACAAGGAGCGCCGCCGCGAAACCGAGTCCAGGATTCGCGGGACGCGCGAAAACCTGTCGCGACTCAATGACTTGCGTGGCGAACTGCAGGCGCGGCTGGATACGCTGCGCCGGCAGGCGGCCAATGCCGAGAAATTCAAGGAATTCAAGGAGCAGGAACGTCTCCTCAAAGCGGAGCTGCTGGCCCTGCGGGTGCGCGAACAGGAGCGCGCCTGCGCCACTCAGGAAGCCGCAATCAGCCAGTGCCAGAACGCGCTCGAAGCGGCGCGCGCCGCAGCGCAGTCCCAGGTCGAAGCGCGCGGCCTTGCGGAAACCACGCATCGAGAGGCCAATGCCAGCCTGACTGCCGAGCAGAGTCGGGTTTACGAGGTCGAGGCCGAACTGGCGCGGCTCGAACAGAATCTGCAGCACGCCCACGAACTCAAGACCCTGAAGCAACGCGAGATCGACCAGCTCGCGCTGCAACTGCGCGATCTGGAACAGCGCAATGCGCAGGAAGCCACGCGGCTGGAGTCGCTGCGTCGCGCCGAGCAGGCGCAGGCCGAGCAGGCCGAGCAGTCGGTGGCGCGGGAAGCCGCCGCCCAGTCGGCGCTGATCGAGGCCGAGGAGGTGCAGGCCACGGTGCAGACGCGCTGGGAGGAATTCACGCAGCGCGCCGAGGCGCCGCTGGTGCAGACCGAGGGCGAGCGCGTGCGTGCGCGTGAATTGGAGCGTGGTTTGTCGCAGGCCGACGAGCGCCTGCAGCGCGTGCAGAAGGAGCATGCCGCGCTGGATCTGTCGCCCCTGCAGTCCAGCCTGTTCGATGTCGACGAGGAACTGGCCCGGCTGCAGGTGGAGATCGAAAACGGTCAGGCACGTTTGCAAATCCTCGATGAATCCCTGACCCAGCTGCGCGAGGAGCGTTCGGCCCTGGACTCGGCGCTGCACGAATCCCGGCAGACGCTGCAATCCTCGCGCGGACGCATGGCTTCGCTGGAAACCCTGCAGAACGCCGCCCTGCGCCAGGACGACCAAGCTCTGGGCGAATGGCTCAAAGGTTTGGAATTGCAGGAAGCGCCGCGTCTGGCCAGCGTGATTCAGGTCGAGGCGGGCTGGGAGTCGGCCGTGGAATACGTGCTCGGCGATCTGCTGCAGGCGCCGATCGCGCCGCAGACGAGCACGCTCGAACAAACCCGGTTGGGACCGAAAACCGGTGCGGCGCTGGTGGCCGCTTCCGAATCCGACGGCGCGGTCGCGCCGGGCCGGCTGGCCGCCCGCGTGCGCGGACCGGCCGGCGCGCTGGCCTGGCTGCAGACCATCCATTGTGCGGACTCGGCCGCGGCCGCTGCGCAACTGCTGCCGTCGCTGCCGGCCGGCGAATCGGTGATCGACACCGACGGCGTCTGGCGCGGCCACGGCTGGGTTCGTTTCCCGCGCGCGGAGCAGGACAAGGGTGGCGTGATCGCGCGCGGCCGCCTGCTCAAGCAATTGCGTCAGCAGGTCGAAGAAGTCGCCGCACTGGTGCGTGAGCGCGAGCAGCAGCTGGACGCTGCACGCCAGCGCATGCAGGCGATGGAAGCCGAGCGCCGCGAACTGGCGGGTCGCTTCGACCAATCCCGTCAACGCCAGGCGCAGCGCATGGCCTATCGCCAGGCACAGGCGGTGCGACTGGAGCAGATTCAGACGCGTTCCCGCCAGTTGCAGACGGAGATCGAGGCGCAGACCCAGGCTCGCGAAGAGCGCGCGCACGAACTGGCCGAGGCACGATCCAATCTCTCGCAGTTGGAGGCGGTGGCCGAGCGTCTGCGTGGCGAACGTGTGGAACTGCAGCAGGCGCAGGCTCAGGCACGAGACGCACTGAATCAGGCACGCGGTGAAATGGCACGTGTCCAGCAAAGCCGCAATCAGACGCAGGTCCAGCTGGCGTCCACGCGCAGTTCGTTGGCGGCGCTGGAGCAGGCGCTCGAGGAACTCACCGGCCGCCGTGAATCCCTGGCCGAACAGCATCACGAGCAGCAGCAGCGGGCCGCCGAACTCGATCAACCGATCGCCACGCATCGTGACGAGCTGGAAGCCGCGCGTGCCGCAACGCAGGCGGCCCGGGACGCTTTGCGTGCTGCGCGCGAACGCTGCGCCGCCGCCGAAGCCAGACTTTCCGAAGCGCTGCATCAGCAGCGCGCTGCGGACATGGCGGTGGAAACCGCGCGCGAGCACCTGCAACAGACCCAGCTCGATTCGCAGGCGGCGCTGGAACGGCGGCGCGCGCTCACCGAGCAGTTCGCCGAGACCGGGTTCGAGTACGCGGTTCTGGTGGCTGAATTGAGCGAAGAGTCCACGCCCGCGGTGTGGGAGGAAAAGCTGGCTTCGATGGCACGGCGCATCGAGCGGCTCGGCGCGATCAATCTGGCAGCGATTCAGGAGCTGGAAGAAGCCGGCGGCCGCGAGTCTGTGCTCACCGAGCAGTACGAGGACATCACCGCCGCGCTGGAAACCCTGGAAGAAGCGATCCGCAAGATCGACAAGGAAACCAAGGATCGCTTTCGTGTGACCTTCGACCGCGTCAACGCGATCTTCCGCGATCGTTTCCCCAAGCTGTTCGGCGGCGGCGAAGCCAATCTCGAACTGACCGGCGAAGACCTGCTGGACACCGGTGTACGGGTCATGGCGCGCCCGCCGGGCAAGCGCAACACCACGATCCATCTGCTGTCGGGTGGTGAAAAGGCAATGACCGCCGTGGCCCTGCTGTTCGCCCTGTTCGAACTCAATCCCGCGCCTTTTTGTATGCTCGACGAAGTCGATGCGCCTTTGGACGACGCCAACGTCGGTCGCTTCGTGGACGTGATCCGGGAGATGTCGACCAATGTGCAATTCATCATCATCACCCACAACAAGATCACGATGGAACTCGCGGAACATCTGCACGGAGTCACCATGCAAGAGCCGGGCGTGTCGCGGCTGGTGAGCGTCGACGTCAATCAGGCACTGGAGTTGGCCGGAGAAGCCGCATGA